From the Bos indicus x Bos taurus breed Angus x Brahman F1 hybrid chromosome 27, Bos_hybrid_MaternalHap_v2.0, whole genome shotgun sequence genome, one window contains:
- the LOC113884938 gene encoding zinc finger protein 768 produces MFQSQKTIPRNLGPGPTFFSTIFYLIFLYSELNPSSRARIHYLCHHCKVLCAHQSPDEMGSPEGPLKGNMSENEEEEISQQEGTGDYEVEEIAFGLEAQSPGFGPQSPEFEPQSPRFEPESPGFESRSPGFVPPSPEFAPRSPESDSQSPDFEPQSPRYEPQSPGYEPKSPGYEPRSPGYEPKSPGYEPRSPGYESQSPRYGTQSPEYEPQNPEFKTQSPEFEAESSKFQEGAEMLLNPEEKNPLSIPLGVHPLDAFTQGFGEQPAGGMPLGPPFEMPTGALLAPPQFEMLQNPLGLTGTLRGPGRRGGRARGGQGPRPNICGICGKSFGRGSTLIQHQRIHTGEKPYKCEVCSKAFSQSSDLIKHQRTHTGERPYKCPRCGKAFADSSYLLRHQRTHSGQKPYKCPHCGKAFGDSSYLLPHQRTHSHERPYSCPECGKCYSQNSSLRSHQRVHNGQRPFSCGICGKSFSQRSALIPHARSHAREKPFKCPECGKRFGQSSVLAIHARTHLPGRTYSCPDCGKTFNRSSTLIQHQRSHTGERPYRCAVCGKGFCRSSTLLQHHRVHSGERPYKCDDCGKAFSQSSDLIRHQRTHAAGRR; encoded by the coding sequence ATGTTCCAGAGCCAGAAAACCATCCCAAGAAATTTGGGACCAGGACCAACATTCTTTTCAACCATATTTTACCTAATCTTTCTCTACAGTGAATTAAACCCTTCTTCCAGAGCAAGGATCCACTACCTCTGCCATCACTGCAAAGTCCTTTGTGCCCACCAAAGTCCTGATGAAATGGGGAGCCCTGAAGGGCCCCTCAAAGGTAACATGAGTGAGAATGAGGAAGAGGAAATTTCTCAGCAAGAAGGCACTGGGGACTATGAGGTCGAAGAGATAGCTTTTGGGCTTGAAGCCCAGAGCCCTGGTTTTGGGCCACAAAGCCCAGAGTTTGAACCCCAAAGCCCCAGGTTTGAGCCTGAAAGCCCAGGTTTTGAGTCCCGAAGCCCTGGATTTGTGCCCCCAAGCCCTGAATTTGCACCCAGAAGTCCTGAATCAGATTCTCAGAGCCCCGATTTTGAACCTCAGAGCCCTAGGTATGAGCCCCAAAGCCCTGGGTATGAACCCAAGAGCCCTGGATATGAACCCCGGAGCCCTGGGTACGAACCCAAGAGCCCTGGGTATGAACCCCGGAGCCCTGGATATGAATCTCAGAGTCCCAGGTATGGGACTCAGAGCCCAGAGTATGAACCCCAGAATCCGGAGTTCAAAACCCAAAGCCCTGAGTTTGAAGCTGAAAGTTCCAAATTCCAGGAAGGTGCAGAAATGCTTCTGAATCCTGAGGAAAAGAATCCCTTGAGCATCCCCTTGGGAGTCCACCCCTTGGACGCCTTCACCCAGGGGTTTGGGGAACAGCCTGCAGGGGGCATGCCCCTAGGGCCCCCATTTGAGATGCCCACGGGGGCCCTGCTGGCTCCACCCCAGTTTGAGATGCTCCAGAATCCCCTGGGCCTGACGGGGACCCTTCGTGGTCCAGGCCGCCGGGGTGGCCGGGCCAGGGGTGGGCAGGGCCCAAGGCCCAACATCTGCGGCATCTGTGGGAAGAGCTTCGGGCGGGGATCCACCCTGATCCAGCACCAGCGCATCCACACGGGTGAAAAACCCTATAAATGTGAGGTCTGTAGCAAGGCCTTCTCCCAGAGCTCTGACCTCATCAAACACCAGCGTACCCACACGGGCGAGCGGCCCTACAAGTGTCCCCGTTGCGGCAAGGCCTTCGCTGACAGCTCTTACCTGCTTCGCCACCAGCGCACCCACTCTGGTCAGAAGCCCTACAAGTGCCCGCACTGCGGCAAGGCCTTCGGTGACAGCTCCTACCTCCTGCCGCACCAGCGCACTCACAGCCACGAGCGGCCCTACAGCTGCCCCGAGTGTGGCAAGTGCTACAGCCAGAACTCCTCCCTGCGTAGTCACCAGAGGGTGCACAATGGGCAGAGGCCCTTCAGCTGTGGCATCTGCGGCAAGAGCTTCTCCCAGCGCTCGGCACTTATCCCCCATGCCCGCAGCCATGCCCGTGAGAAGCCCTTTAAGTGCCCTGAGTGTGGCAAGCGCTTTGGCCAGAGCTCGGTGCTCGCCATCCACGCCCGCACCCACCTGCCAGGCCGCACCTACAGCTGTCCCGACTGCGGCAAGACCTTCAATCGCTCCTCCACGCTGATTCAGCACCAGCGCTCGCACACGGGCGAGCGGCCCTACAGGTGCGCCGTGTGTGGCAAGGGCTTCTGCCGCTCCTCCACGCTGCTGCAGCATCACCGGGTCCACAGTGGGGAGCGGCCCTACAAGTGCGATGACTGTGGGAAAGCCTTCTCTCAGAGCTCCGACCTCATCCGCCACCAGCGGACCCATGCAGCCGGCCGGCGCTGA